One Tachysurus fulvidraco isolate hzauxx_2018 chromosome 2, HZAU_PFXX_2.0, whole genome shotgun sequence DNA segment encodes these proteins:
- the hesx1 gene encoding homeobox expressed in ES cells 1 has product MESVSAHHSRHSLFTIDHILGRDRDEQRTIVYTPHRPWTDAQPPKNDRFIKTAGSPEVPVMEERKSEAPVESCRRSLNWCIGRRPRTAFSSLQIEILESVFQVNSYPGIDVREELAQKLHIDEDRIQIWFQNRRAKLKRSHRENQFLMVKKVITGLKE; this is encoded by the exons ATGGAGAGTGTGAGCGCGCACCACAGCCGACATTCTCTCTTCACTATTGATCACATCCTCGGTCGGGACAGAGATGAACAGAGAACCATTGTATACACTCCTCACCGACCGTGGACAG acGCTCAACCACCAAAAAACGACCGCTTTATAAAGACAGCAGGCTCTCCGGAGGTACCTGTGATGGAGGAGAGGAAAAGTGAAGCACCGGTAGAAAGCTGCAGGCGTTCGCTCAACTGGTGCATCGGACGGAGGCCCAGAACTGCCTTCTCCAGCTTACAG ATCGAGATACTTGAGAGCGTTTTTCAAGTCAACTCGTACCCGGGGATCGATGTCCGAGAGGAGCTGGCTCAGAAGCTGCATATAGATGAAGACAGAATACAG ATCTGGTTCCAGAACAGAAGAGCAAAACTGAAGCGCTCGCATCGAGAGAACCAGTTCCTCATGGTGAAAAAAGTCATCACTGGACTCAAAGagtga